In Plasmodium vivax chromosome 14, whole genome shotgun sequence, the genomic window GACCAGGCGACCATTTCTACCCCATGCGAACGaaatgatggaaaaaaacatcctcAACAAGTACAAGagcttcttcaattttgttaacacCGTGAAAAATACGgcagagaaggaaaaggccCTGCAGTATAGCCAACATTTGTActtaaaaaacatatcaaGGAGCAACTATAAcgttaaaaataatgtcGATCAGATTTATGACAATAAGCTTTTCCTCAAGTACt contains:
- a CDS encoding hypothetical protein, conserved (encoded by transcript PVX_122790A), producing MMEKNILNKYKSFFNFVNTVKNTAEKEKALQYSQHLYLKNISRSNYNVKNNVDQIYDNKLFLKYWMRKKRPGARN